A window from Gasterosteus aculeatus chromosome 14, fGasAcu3.hap1.1, whole genome shotgun sequence encodes these proteins:
- the LOC144388274 gene encoding DNA repair protein XRCC4-like isoform X1, producing the protein MNVSVRELRLSSEPDSSYFLRLDWKGRGLGSGFRLLLTDGQSAWRGDVSEAEVRQEAEELEMQTERYVQDLRQALTEAETSGTYSFALTPPPPDRCEAVTLQYEKVQKDISFRLGSAQLMADPRPAEAVRELLTHSLQRGTALENHNLSLQEENQRLTREQQRVAAELERYAGGKEALEAELYSRFVLVLNEKKAKIRSLLKETSSGGQKEEQQEEEEEEDEYGGSTDEEPEEAEATSSSRRRGAASPLDDGLRDLPDVAPSRKRRTRHLGPPEAGPQGAQRKRAGDPWGGHLGFRFFRGGEEPPRQADPPAASSKQQTPPQRPSDAAAATSAAEDLFEDF; encoded by the exons ATGAACGTGTCGGTGCGCGAGCTCCGCCTCTCTTCAGAGCCTGACTCCTCCTACTTCCTCCGGCTGGACTGGAAGGGGCGGGGTTTGGGCTCAGGCTTCCGGTTGCTCCTGACTGACGGACAGAGCGCTTGGAGAGGAGACG TGAGCGAGGCGGAGGTGCGCcaggaggcggaggagctggagatGCAGACGGAGCGCTACGTCCAGGACCTCCGGCAGGCGCTGACGGAGGCGGAGACCTCCGGCACCTACAGCTTCGCCCTGACGCCGCCTCCACCCGACCGCTGCGAGGCCGTCACGCTGCAGTACGAGAAGGTGCAGAAGGACATCTCT TTCCGGTTGGGTTCTGCTCAGCTGATGGCCGACCCGCGGCCGGCGGAGGCAGTGAGAGAGTTACTGACGCACAGCCTGCAGAGGGGAACCGCGCTGGAGAACCACAACCtgagcctgcaggaggagaaccaGAGGCTGACCCGAGAACAGCAGCGCGTCGCTGCAGA ACTGGAGCGTTACGCCGGAGGGAAGGAGGccctggaggcggagctctaCTCCCGCTTTGTTTTGGTCCTCAACGAGAAGAAAGCGAAGATCCGAAGCCTCCTGAAGGAAACCAG TTCTGGGggacagaaggaggagcagcaggaggaggaggaggaggaggatgaatacGGAGGAAGCACCGATGAAGAgccagaggaggcggaggcgacCTCGTCCTCCAGAA GACGCGGCGCTGCGAGCCCATTGGACGACGGCCTGCGGGACCTCCCCGACGTGGCCCCGAGTCGCAAGCGGCGCACCCGTCACCTCGGGCCCCCGGAGGCGGGGCCACAGGGCGCCCAAAGGAAGAG GGCCGGTGATCCTTGGGGGGGTCACCTGGGATTTAGATTCTTCAGGGGGGGAGAAGAGCCTCCTCGACA GGCCGACCCCCCGGCAGCATCCAGTAAGCAGCAGACGCCCCCCCAGCGCCCCTCAGATGCTGCGGCAGCGACGTCAGCAGCGGAGGACCTGTTTGAGGACTTCTAG
- the LOC144388274 gene encoding DNA repair protein XRCC4-like isoform X2, producing the protein MNVSVRELRLSSEPDSSYFLRLDWKGRGLGSGFRLLLTDGQSAWRGDVSEAEVRQEAEELEMQTERYVQDLRQALTEAETSGTYSFALTPPPPDRCEAVTLQYEKVQKDISFRLGSAQLMADPRPAEAVRELLTHSLQRGTALENHNLSLQEENQRLTREQQRVAAELERYAGGKEALEAELYSRFVLVLNEKKAKIRSLLKETSSGGQKEEQQEEEEEEDEYGGSTDEEPEEAEATSSSRRRGAASPLDDGLRDLPDVAPSRKRRTRHLGPPEAGPQGAQRKRADPPAASSKQQTPPQRPSDAAAATSAAEDLFEDF; encoded by the exons ATGAACGTGTCGGTGCGCGAGCTCCGCCTCTCTTCAGAGCCTGACTCCTCCTACTTCCTCCGGCTGGACTGGAAGGGGCGGGGTTTGGGCTCAGGCTTCCGGTTGCTCCTGACTGACGGACAGAGCGCTTGGAGAGGAGACG TGAGCGAGGCGGAGGTGCGCcaggaggcggaggagctggagatGCAGACGGAGCGCTACGTCCAGGACCTCCGGCAGGCGCTGACGGAGGCGGAGACCTCCGGCACCTACAGCTTCGCCCTGACGCCGCCTCCACCCGACCGCTGCGAGGCCGTCACGCTGCAGTACGAGAAGGTGCAGAAGGACATCTCT TTCCGGTTGGGTTCTGCTCAGCTGATGGCCGACCCGCGGCCGGCGGAGGCAGTGAGAGAGTTACTGACGCACAGCCTGCAGAGGGGAACCGCGCTGGAGAACCACAACCtgagcctgcaggaggagaaccaGAGGCTGACCCGAGAACAGCAGCGCGTCGCTGCAGA ACTGGAGCGTTACGCCGGAGGGAAGGAGGccctggaggcggagctctaCTCCCGCTTTGTTTTGGTCCTCAACGAGAAGAAAGCGAAGATCCGAAGCCTCCTGAAGGAAACCAG TTCTGGGggacagaaggaggagcagcaggaggaggaggaggaggaggatgaatacGGAGGAAGCACCGATGAAGAgccagaggaggcggaggcgacCTCGTCCTCCAGAA GACGCGGCGCTGCGAGCCCATTGGACGACGGCCTGCGGGACCTCCCCGACGTGGCCCCGAGTCGCAAGCGGCGCACCCGTCACCTCGGGCCCCCGGAGGCGGGGCCACAGGGCGCCCAAAGGAAGAG GGCCGACCCCCCGGCAGCATCCAGTAAGCAGCAGACGCCCCCCCAGCGCCCCTCAGATGCTGCGGCAGCGACGTCAGCAGCGGAGGACCTGTTTGAGGACTTCTAG
- the LOC144388274 gene encoding DNA repair protein XRCC4-like isoform X3 — MNVSVRELRLSSEPDSSYFLRLDWKGRGLGSGFRLLLTDGQSAWRGDVSEAEVRQEAEELEMQTERYVQDLRQALTEAETSGTYSFALTPPPPDRCEAVTLQYEKVQKDISFRLGSAQLMADPRPAEAVRELLTHSLQRGTALENHNLSLQEENQRLTREQQRVAAELERYAGGKEALEAELYSRFVLVLNEKKAKIRSLLKETSSGGQKEEQQEEEEEEDEYGGSTDEEPEEAEATSSSRRRGAASPLDDGLRDLPDVAPSRKRRTRHLGPPEAGPQGAQRKRAGDPWGGHLGFRFFRGGEEPPRQNKMVMAVCRT; from the exons ATGAACGTGTCGGTGCGCGAGCTCCGCCTCTCTTCAGAGCCTGACTCCTCCTACTTCCTCCGGCTGGACTGGAAGGGGCGGGGTTTGGGCTCAGGCTTCCGGTTGCTCCTGACTGACGGACAGAGCGCTTGGAGAGGAGACG TGAGCGAGGCGGAGGTGCGCcaggaggcggaggagctggagatGCAGACGGAGCGCTACGTCCAGGACCTCCGGCAGGCGCTGACGGAGGCGGAGACCTCCGGCACCTACAGCTTCGCCCTGACGCCGCCTCCACCCGACCGCTGCGAGGCCGTCACGCTGCAGTACGAGAAGGTGCAGAAGGACATCTCT TTCCGGTTGGGTTCTGCTCAGCTGATGGCCGACCCGCGGCCGGCGGAGGCAGTGAGAGAGTTACTGACGCACAGCCTGCAGAGGGGAACCGCGCTGGAGAACCACAACCtgagcctgcaggaggagaaccaGAGGCTGACCCGAGAACAGCAGCGCGTCGCTGCAGA ACTGGAGCGTTACGCCGGAGGGAAGGAGGccctggaggcggagctctaCTCCCGCTTTGTTTTGGTCCTCAACGAGAAGAAAGCGAAGATCCGAAGCCTCCTGAAGGAAACCAG TTCTGGGggacagaaggaggagcagcaggaggaggaggaggaggaggatgaatacGGAGGAAGCACCGATGAAGAgccagaggaggcggaggcgacCTCGTCCTCCAGAA GACGCGGCGCTGCGAGCCCATTGGACGACGGCCTGCGGGACCTCCCCGACGTGGCCCCGAGTCGCAAGCGGCGCACCCGTCACCTCGGGCCCCCGGAGGCGGGGCCACAGGGCGCCCAAAGGAAGAG GGCCGGTGATCCTTGGGGGGGTCACCTGGGATTTAGATTCTTCAGGGGGGGAGAAGAGCCTCCTCGACA GAACAAGATGGTGATGGCAGTATGTCGAACTTGA